A region from the Chitinophaga sp. Cy-1792 genome encodes:
- a CDS encoding TonB-dependent receptor domain-containing protein, producing the protein MRLFLMIVACCCCVLGAFAQGKPGSVSGHIIDAGNKAPVPYATVVVADKSSGKTVNGAVADDKGNFSVHGLNPGLFTVSVEFIGYNKKVIDSIKITNNNTAINLGTIAILSSAKALNEVVVTSKAPVVESKVDRVVYNAANDLTSQGGVALDVLRKVPQVTVDVDGNVELQGNSNIRFLINGKPSSMFGNNLADALAAIPASQIQSIEAITSPGAKYDAQGTGGIINIVLKENRLQGMNGSINLAAGTRLENAAINLNLRHNNFGVNLFFNGNAQLSSSTPNSQDRSSFADNKLASRLWQSGTNDLTRRSYATGLGFDWSPSKKDNFSAGVSFNHFSSQLEGTSFIRQWTSGSLDTTFTSRPNSSRNWLDAADWNLGYKRKFNKPGQELDFLYSASFGSPHARYYQLQYANDDAMPFGGTQGYNPGTDHQHNLSLDYTQPVSKSFTLEAGVKAIFHDMQNSAQVNAYDKITDSYRPDPTQSYDFNYRMNIYAGYLSASFNLFRFLDVVAGARYEYTSVAMDYPGGTVPSYGNFVPSVIFSHKFNDDNMLKLAYTHRLERPDRELNPFLNLSDPYNITTGNPLLKPEIGDNFELGYSKSFKGGGNIYIALMERINSNDIKPYTAFYPTYTIGDSVYTNVSVTSRVNIGTEYNSGLIITSSVPLTKNLNLRENLQVFNRHVVNQLDGGNRTDGVNWRLNMNASYQLPKNLVAEVFGEFRSAFNNIQGRQPQNLSYTIALRKQFWNKKAALGITATNPFSQYISQVTTIKTATYSSYMLREIPYRSFGINFSYKFGKLQFKKEKESDNNYLNNLPSF; encoded by the coding sequence ATGAGACTATTTTTAATGATTGTTGCTTGCTGCTGCTGCGTTTTGGGCGCTTTCGCCCAGGGCAAACCCGGATCCGTTTCCGGTCATATCATAGACGCCGGAAATAAAGCACCGGTACCTTACGCTACGGTGGTAGTGGCAGACAAAAGCTCCGGCAAAACCGTCAACGGGGCCGTAGCTGACGATAAAGGAAACTTCAGTGTACACGGACTTAATCCAGGCCTTTTTACCGTCTCCGTAGAATTCATCGGCTACAATAAAAAAGTAATCGACAGCATAAAAATTACCAATAACAACACTGCTATCAACCTGGGAACCATCGCCATCCTTTCTTCTGCCAAAGCACTGAACGAAGTAGTTGTTACTTCCAAAGCGCCGGTAGTGGAAAGTAAGGTAGACAGAGTGGTCTACAACGCAGCCAACGACCTGACCTCTCAGGGCGGCGTTGCCCTGGACGTACTCAGAAAAGTACCACAGGTAACGGTCGATGTTGACGGTAACGTAGAACTACAGGGTAATTCCAACATCCGCTTCCTGATCAATGGAAAACCTTCCAGCATGTTCGGTAATAACCTGGCAGACGCACTGGCGGCCATTCCGGCCAGCCAGATACAAAGCATTGAGGCTATTACCAGCCCAGGCGCCAAATATGATGCACAAGGCACCGGCGGTATCATCAATATCGTGCTGAAAGAAAACCGACTCCAGGGCATGAACGGCAGCATCAACCTCGCCGCCGGCACCCGACTGGAAAATGCGGCCATCAACCTGAACCTGCGCCATAACAACTTCGGCGTAAACCTCTTCTTTAACGGTAACGCACAATTAAGTTCTTCTACACCCAACAGCCAGGACAGGTCCTCTTTTGCAGATAATAAGCTGGCCAGCCGCCTCTGGCAATCAGGAACAAATGATCTTACCAGGCGTTCCTACGCTACCGGACTGGGTTTCGACTGGTCGCCCAGCAAAAAGGATAACTTCAGCGCCGGCGTATCTTTTAATCATTTCAGCTCCCAGCTGGAAGGAACGTCCTTCATACGCCAGTGGACAAGCGGAAGCCTTGATACTACCTTCACCTCCCGCCCCAACAGTTCCCGCAACTGGCTGGATGCGGCCGACTGGAACCTGGGCTATAAACGCAAATTCAACAAGCCTGGGCAGGAGCTCGACTTCCTCTACAGCGCCAGCTTTGGATCACCACATGCCCGCTACTACCAGCTGCAATATGCCAACGATGATGCCATGCCTTTCGGCGGTACACAAGGATATAACCCAGGTACGGATCATCAGCATAACCTGTCGCTCGACTATACCCAGCCTGTCAGCAAATCATTTACCCTGGAAGCCGGTGTGAAAGCCATTTTCCACGATATGCAAAACAGCGCACAGGTAAACGCATATGATAAAATTACAGACAGTTACCGCCCGGACCCTACGCAGTCATACGATTTCAACTATCGCATGAATATCTACGCAGGGTATCTCTCCGCCAGCTTTAACCTCTTCCGCTTCCTGGATGTGGTGGCAGGCGCCCGCTACGAGTACACCAGCGTGGCCATGGATTACCCCGGCGGTACCGTGCCTTCCTACGGTAATTTTGTACCATCAGTAATATTTTCTCACAAATTCAATGATGATAATATGCTGAAACTGGCCTACACACATCGTTTGGAACGGCCAGACAGAGAACTGAATCCTTTCCTGAACCTCAGTGATCCGTATAATATCACCACCGGTAATCCTTTGCTGAAACCGGAAATCGGCGATAACTTCGAACTGGGCTACAGTAAATCGTTCAAAGGCGGCGGCAATATTTACATCGCACTGATGGAACGTATCAACAGCAATGATATCAAGCCTTACACCGCTTTCTATCCTACCTATACCATCGGTGATTCTGTTTATACAAACGTTTCTGTTACCAGCAGAGTGAATATTGGTACGGAATATAACTCAGGCCTGATCATTACGAGTTCTGTACCATTGACAAAAAATCTGAACCTCCGCGAAAATCTACAGGTATTTAACAGGCATGTGGTAAACCAGCTGGATGGTGGCAACAGAACGGATGGTGTCAACTGGCGTCTTAATATGAATGCTTCGTACCAGCTGCCTAAAAACCTGGTAGCTGAAGTGTTTGGTGAATTCCGCTCTGCATTCAACAATATCCAGGGCCGTCAGCCGCAGAACCTTTCCTATACCATCGCTTTGAGGAAACAGTTCTGGAATAAGAAGGCTGCACTGGGCATCACTGCTACTAATCCTTTCAGTCAGTATATCAGTCAGGTTACGACGATTAAAACGGCCACCTATTCTTCTTACATGTTGCGTGAAATTCCTTATCGCTCATTCGGTATTAATTTCTCCTATAAGTTTGGAAAGCTGCAGTTTAAAAAAGAGAAGGAATCTGATAACAATTACCTGAATAATTTACCATCTTTTTAA
- a CDS encoding SRPBCC domain-containing protein has translation MNSTIKQEFFYQHPAQLVWEYITESDKIASWLMENNLKAELGYEFTFRTTPMPNFGFDGTIYCKVLELVPFKKLVYSWKGGPSPGVVTLDTVVTWTLEAKDNGTLLLLEHSGFTEQQAFTFQIMTKGWQDNLAELDGLIKAASK, from the coding sequence ATGAACAGTACAATCAAACAGGAATTCTTTTACCAGCATCCGGCGCAGCTGGTATGGGAATACATCACCGAATCAGACAAAATAGCCAGCTGGCTGATGGAGAACAACCTCAAAGCAGAACTGGGGTACGAATTCACTTTCCGCACCACGCCTATGCCTAATTTCGGCTTTGACGGCACCATCTACTGCAAGGTATTGGAGTTAGTTCCTTTTAAGAAGCTGGTATATTCCTGGAAAGGCGGCCCCTCTCCGGGAGTAGTAACATTAGACACGGTAGTAACATGGACGCTGGAAGCCAAAGACAACGGCACATTGCTGCTACTGGAGCATAGCGGATTTACCGAACAGCAGGCCTTCACATTCCAGATCATGACCAAAGGCTGGCAGGATAACCTGGCAGAGCTGGATGGCCTGATAAAAGCCGCTTCCAAATGA
- a CDS encoding DUF502 domain-containing protein encodes MRKLWRYIKNTTASGMLLVISLFVLAFLVFRIIGFTRKIVTPIAHHFPLQIPGIGKETLVTILVLLILCFLAGLFMKTETAQRFNKWLENNILMHIPGYSYIRALSTDVLTSGHQSAWKPATILIDGNEVICFVIDETENYCSVFFPSAPSPTSGTVSARQKGDIRYLSASVAETIGIIRRSGQGAADILERIRPEGYIQPSSK; translated from the coding sequence ATGCGAAAACTCTGGCGCTACATAAAAAATACAACTGCCTCCGGCATGTTACTGGTAATTTCCCTGTTTGTGCTGGCCTTTCTGGTATTCAGAATTATTGGGTTTACAAGAAAGATTGTAACGCCTATTGCACATCATTTTCCTTTGCAGATACCCGGTATTGGTAAGGAAACATTGGTAACAATTCTCGTCTTGCTGATATTATGCTTTCTGGCAGGACTTTTCATGAAAACAGAAACAGCACAGCGTTTTAATAAATGGTTGGAGAATAATATCCTGATGCATATTCCCGGTTACAGTTATATCCGGGCATTATCCACGGATGTGCTGACTTCCGGGCATCAGTCTGCCTGGAAGCCAGCCACTATTTTAATTGATGGTAATGAAGTGATTTGCTTTGTAATTGATGAAACAGAAAATTACTGTTCTGTATTTTTTCCTTCTGCACCTTCTCCTACATCCGGTACCGTTAGTGCCAGACAGAAAGGTGATATCCGCTATCTATCTGCCTCCGTGGCAGAAACGATCGGTATTATCCGGCGTTCCGGACAGGGTGCTGCTGATATCTTGGAAAGAATAAGGCCCGAAGGATATATCCAGCCTTCATCGAAGTAA
- a CDS encoding helix-turn-helix transcriptional regulator, translating to MTAAALDVFQTIADPSRREMLHLLSKKSLTINALAENFDMSRPAVSKHIKILCNAGFITIHDIGRERYCLLNQEGFKSIQEWISYFDKFWMNKLKKLEDVLNEKAGK from the coding sequence ATGACTGCGGCTGCACTAGATGTATTCCAGACCATCGCCGATCCCAGTCGCCGCGAAATGCTGCACCTCCTGTCGAAGAAAAGCCTGACGATCAACGCACTGGCAGAAAACTTTGATATGAGCCGCCCGGCGGTATCAAAACATATCAAAATCCTCTGCAATGCAGGGTTTATCACGATCCATGATATCGGCAGGGAAAGGTATTGCCTGCTCAACCAGGAAGGCTTTAAATCCATTCAGGAATGGATTAGCTACTTTGATAAATTCTGGATGAACAAGCTGAAGAAGCTGGAAGATGTGCTGAACGAAAAAGCGGGTAAGTAG
- a CDS encoding DMT family transporter: MRKSFLLLHTSILLAGFTGIFGKLISLNEISLVWFRLSLSFILLLTGLKLSGRFVGYGASAARKMALSGILPALAWVFFYASIKYGNISVAVICFCMTGFFTAVLGPVIQRRKLIIAELLLSLLTVAGIGLIFHFDTAFRLGIILGVISSLLNAFYIIANEGLVKRYEATMINYYQMLGGTVAVGLILPFYVYAFPGARLLPDMTELGYLLLLASFCTIGIYVLVAEALKQISAFTVNLCFNLEPVYSIILAMLFFNEGRMLGFSFYVGLTLILASVVLQMFLAGRNKSRNQG, translated from the coding sequence ATGAGAAAATCATTTCTTCTCCTGCATACCTCTATACTGCTGGCCGGCTTTACAGGCATTTTCGGTAAACTGATTTCGCTGAATGAAATATCGCTGGTATGGTTCAGACTAAGTCTTTCCTTTATACTCTTACTGACAGGTCTGAAGCTGAGCGGGCGTTTCGTTGGCTATGGCGCATCTGCCGCGCGGAAAATGGCGCTGAGTGGCATTCTGCCGGCACTTGCCTGGGTGTTCTTTTATGCCAGCATCAAATACGGCAATATATCCGTGGCGGTGATCTGCTTTTGCATGACAGGTTTCTTTACTGCGGTACTGGGGCCTGTCATTCAGCGACGCAAACTGATTATTGCAGAATTATTACTGAGTTTATTGACAGTAGCCGGCATCGGCCTGATTTTTCATTTTGATACGGCATTCAGGCTGGGCATAATATTAGGCGTCATTTCTTCTTTGCTGAATGCATTTTATATCATCGCCAATGAGGGACTGGTAAAGCGTTACGAGGCTACCATGATCAATTATTACCAGATGCTGGGTGGTACGGTAGCCGTTGGGTTAATACTCCCATTCTACGTATATGCGTTTCCGGGAGCAAGGCTGCTGCCCGATATGACAGAACTGGGCTATCTCCTGTTGCTGGCTTCTTTCTGTACCATTGGCATATATGTGCTGGTCGCAGAAGCATTAAAGCAGATATCGGCATTTACGGTTAACCTTTGTTTTAACCTGGAACCGGTTTACAGTATCATCCTCGCCATGCTGTTTTTTAATGAAGGCCGTATGCTGGGGTTTTCCTTTTATGTCGGACTCACGCTTATTTTAGCGTCCGTAGTATTGCAGATGTTTTTAGCAGGCAGAAATAAATCCCGTAACCAGGGATAG
- a CDS encoding DEAD/DEAH box helicase, whose translation MYPVDKPTLNAAVATLSLLQPAQSGELLQQLGDRELLHRNISGNYFLPLEHCLQLFPENITKPAYQQMLQQVPANDFHFYSAHAALQEVQRLLVAAFIGDKSLLFLPIRKIEQQLNEYLPFLSCLAGRQKYRFLLQLFDSTAVEAMFAWAMRFQLQQLQPLALIRQLKQELQQFSSNDIVPETAILEGSLTLLPQPATADDYFANAIYHLYHMDTAQAKSSFELGIKKQRSADKKNIIPTTPLMAFYYASMLVLLPVGEATPQMQKVTEFYERKHFPAIIPAIALLQLHMGKREKAENLLQLIFEMAAKEPDKRLMLLLGMWALKWYHPKNKLLLLHQATCRLLLAKAIANGYTMPALEYLYYTRDEGYEGYESWYREMIANTGLEPLGTRSLQVPEWERILNALLGTEEKKKEKAGSKFRIAWLVDLGRFTVQPVQQQYKEATGWSRGRNIALSRIKDGSAEGMTEQDIRIGSTVQRVSFYNAGADSWSFEQRVWQEIAGHPLLFSEEDGETPVEVIKATPELSVLTHAKGFTFKTNIDDYSSPVIFVRESLTRLKVIPVSAQQQHLLRTLQQLQSIPASGKDKLAKVLQHLSAYFTIHADILDTPADIRSIRGDARIVVQLLPMNTGLKAAFFIKPFKTDPPYCKPGLGGKSVLGIMNGERCQALRDQEQEMANFNKLLGYIQQNMLQEVDDDQIIFEDPADCLQLLEIIREHPDLAIAEWPEGERYRISKQVDLKDLHIAIKEKDHWFTCEANIYIDEYTVLSLKELLDDKAVKKHKFVTLKNGEIISLEDNLRKRIYDLAAFIIEEDNSLRIRPMLAPFAAEALLDMEKVETDRHWKSMLAKWQKAQSIQPEVPAGLQTSLRNYQEEGFRWMVQLASWGAGACLADDMGLGKTVQSLALLLQRAAEGPALIVCPASVLPNWISEALRFAPALQFTDLSSGNRAAIIKKAAAFEVVITTYGLLQSEEQLLANRKWATIVLDEAHIIRNHQTRTAKAAYNLQAGFKLALTGTPIQNNLTEIWGLFRFLCPELLGSIDFFNKQYVFPSLRNPESNVKKQLKRILSPFMLRRTKTAVLEELPPSTEIVKLVEQSPEETALYEAVRRRALESLTAQEGNNAQRHIRALAEITRLRMAACHPKLVDSQLEMGSSKLNAFLEIVDELLENNHKALVFSQFVKHLDLVKAALLQKGIRFLYLDGSTPIATRAKLVKQFQAGEADLFLISLKAGGLGLNLTAADYVIHLDPWWNPAIEEQASDRARRIGQTRPVTIYRLVAMHTIEEKILTLHNTKRELADQLLEGTDMAVKLSADELIELVNTL comes from the coding sequence ATGTATCCGGTCGATAAACCAACGCTCAACGCCGCAGTGGCCACGCTCAGCCTGCTTCAGCCTGCACAGTCGGGCGAGCTGCTACAGCAGCTGGGCGACAGAGAACTACTGCACCGGAATATCTCCGGGAATTATTTTCTGCCACTGGAACATTGCCTGCAGCTATTTCCGGAAAATATCACGAAACCTGCCTATCAGCAAATGCTGCAACAGGTGCCCGCCAATGATTTTCACTTCTACAGTGCCCATGCGGCGCTGCAGGAAGTACAACGCCTCCTGGTAGCGGCCTTCATTGGAGATAAATCGCTCCTCTTCCTACCCATCCGGAAAATAGAGCAGCAACTCAACGAATACCTGCCTTTTCTCTCCTGCCTGGCAGGACGTCAAAAATATCGGTTCCTGCTCCAACTGTTCGACAGCACCGCCGTAGAAGCCATGTTCGCCTGGGCTATGCGCTTTCAGTTGCAGCAATTGCAGCCACTGGCCCTCATCCGCCAGCTGAAACAGGAACTGCAACAATTCAGCAGCAACGATATCGTTCCGGAAACAGCTATCCTGGAAGGTTCGCTCACGCTGCTTCCCCAACCAGCTACCGCAGATGATTATTTTGCAAATGCCATCTATCATCTATATCATATGGATACGGCGCAGGCAAAAAGCAGCTTCGAACTGGGCATCAAAAAACAACGTAGCGCTGATAAAAAAAATATCATTCCCACCACACCATTGATGGCATTTTATTATGCCTCTATGCTGGTATTACTGCCAGTGGGCGAAGCTACGCCTCAAATGCAAAAGGTGACGGAGTTCTACGAGCGCAAACATTTCCCGGCAATCATTCCTGCCATCGCCCTCCTGCAACTGCATATGGGCAAAAGGGAAAAAGCAGAAAACCTGTTGCAGCTGATATTTGAAATGGCCGCCAAAGAGCCGGACAAACGACTGATGCTGCTGCTGGGCATGTGGGCACTGAAATGGTACCACCCTAAAAATAAATTGCTTCTCCTGCATCAGGCTACCTGCCGGCTGTTGCTGGCAAAGGCTATCGCCAACGGCTATACGATGCCGGCGCTGGAGTATCTGTACTATACCCGCGATGAAGGTTATGAAGGCTATGAATCCTGGTACCGCGAAATGATCGCAAATACAGGGCTGGAGCCGCTGGGCACCAGATCCTTGCAGGTGCCGGAATGGGAACGCATTCTGAATGCCTTGCTGGGCACGGAAGAGAAGAAGAAGGAAAAGGCCGGCAGCAAATTTCGTATAGCCTGGCTCGTTGATCTGGGAAGATTTACGGTGCAGCCGGTACAGCAACAGTATAAAGAGGCCACTGGCTGGAGTCGCGGCAGAAATATCGCCCTTTCACGTATTAAAGATGGCAGTGCAGAAGGAATGACGGAACAGGATATTCGTATAGGCAGCACCGTGCAACGTGTTAGCTTTTACAATGCCGGTGCGGATTCCTGGTCGTTCGAACAGCGGGTATGGCAGGAAATAGCTGGCCATCCCTTGCTTTTTAGTGAGGAAGATGGCGAAACACCGGTGGAAGTGATTAAAGCCACGCCTGAATTATCGGTACTTACCCACGCGAAAGGCTTTACCTTCAAAACCAATATAGATGACTATTCCAGCCCGGTGATCTTCGTACGGGAAAGTCTGACCAGATTGAAGGTTATCCCTGTCAGCGCGCAACAGCAACACCTGTTACGCACCCTGCAGCAGTTGCAGTCTATTCCGGCATCCGGTAAAGATAAGCTGGCAAAGGTTTTACAACACCTGTCTGCCTATTTCACGATTCATGCAGATATACTGGATACACCTGCTGATATCAGAAGTATCCGGGGAGATGCCCGCATAGTAGTACAGCTGCTGCCTATGAATACCGGCCTGAAAGCGGCCTTTTTTATCAAGCCTTTTAAAACAGATCCGCCCTATTGCAAACCTGGACTGGGAGGTAAATCGGTGCTGGGCATCATGAACGGAGAGCGTTGCCAGGCATTGCGTGATCAGGAGCAGGAAATGGCCAACTTCAACAAGCTGCTGGGATATATTCAGCAAAATATGTTACAGGAGGTAGATGATGACCAGATAATTTTTGAAGATCCTGCGGATTGTTTGCAGTTGCTGGAAATCATCCGCGAACACCCGGACCTGGCCATTGCCGAATGGCCGGAAGGAGAGCGGTACCGCATCAGCAAACAGGTAGACCTCAAAGACCTGCATATCGCTATAAAGGAAAAAGACCATTGGTTTACCTGTGAAGCCAATATTTATATAGATGAATACACGGTGTTGTCACTTAAAGAATTACTGGATGATAAAGCCGTTAAAAAACACAAATTCGTAACATTAAAAAACGGGGAAATCATCTCCCTGGAAGATAACTTACGTAAACGGATATACGATCTGGCGGCTTTTATCATAGAAGAGGATAACAGCCTGCGTATACGTCCCATGCTGGCGCCTTTCGCTGCGGAAGCCCTGCTGGACATGGAAAAGGTAGAAACAGACCGGCATTGGAAATCCATGTTGGCAAAATGGCAAAAAGCACAAAGTATACAACCGGAAGTGCCGGCAGGACTGCAAACCAGTCTGCGTAACTACCAGGAAGAAGGTTTCCGCTGGATGGTACAGCTGGCCTCCTGGGGAGCAGGTGCCTGTCTGGCTGATGACATGGGGCTCGGAAAAACAGTGCAGTCGCTGGCGCTATTGCTCCAACGTGCGGCAGAAGGCCCTGCGCTGATCGTTTGTCCTGCCTCTGTATTGCCTAACTGGATCAGTGAAGCGCTGCGTTTTGCACCAGCATTACAGTTTACAGACCTTAGCAGCGGAAACCGCGCCGCTATTATCAAAAAGGCGGCTGCTTTTGAGGTAGTCATTACCACCTACGGCCTCCTGCAATCAGAAGAGCAGCTGCTGGCCAATCGTAAATGGGCTACTATTGTGCTGGATGAGGCGCATATCATCCGTAACCATCAGACGCGCACTGCTAAGGCGGCATATAATCTGCAAGCCGGTTTTAAACTCGCCCTCACGGGAACGCCTATACAAAATAACCTGACGGAAATATGGGGACTCTTCAGGTTCCTGTGTCCTGAGCTGCTAGGCAGCATTGATTTCTTCAATAAGCAATATGTATTTCCATCGTTGAGAAACCCGGAGAGCAATGTCAAAAAGCAGCTGAAGAGGATATTGTCGCCATTTATGCTGCGGCGTACCAAAACGGCCGTATTGGAGGAGCTGCCACCAAGCACGGAAATCGTTAAGCTGGTGGAGCAATCCCCTGAAGAGACTGCTTTATATGAAGCCGTACGGCGTCGTGCGCTGGAGTCGCTGACCGCACAGGAAGGAAACAATGCGCAGCGCCATATCCGCGCCCTGGCAGAAATTACCCGCCTCAGAATGGCGGCATGCCATCCAAAGCTGGTAGATAGCCAGCTGGAAATGGGTAGCTCCAAACTCAATGCCTTCCTGGAAATTGTGGACGAGCTGCTGGAAAATAACCATAAAGCACTTGTATTCAGCCAGTTTGTAAAACACCTGGATCTCGTAAAAGCAGCCTTGCTGCAGAAAGGTATCCGCTTCCTCTATCTCGATGGCAGTACCCCAATTGCGACCCGTGCTAAACTGGTAAAACAGTTCCAGGCCGGAGAAGCCGATTTGTTCCTTATAAGTCTGAAAGCCGGCGGCCTGGGCCTCAACCTCACTGCCGCCGATTATGTCATCCACCTCGATCCGTGGTGGAACCCTGCTATCGAAGAGCAGGCGTCCGACAGGGCAAGGCGTATCGGCCAGACAAGGCCCGTCACCATTTATCGTTTGGTTGCCATGCATACCATCGAAGAAAAAATCCTCACCCTTCACAATACCAAAAGAGAACTCGCCGACCAGCTGCTGGAAGGTACTGATATGGCTGTCAAACTCTCCGCTGATGAATTGATCGAATTGGTGAATACGTTATAA